In Romeriopsis navalis LEGE 11480, the following are encoded in one genomic region:
- a CDS encoding PHP domain-containing protein, translated as MAYQKPAAQDLVSLRQVFATIDAASCPHAFNFHMHTQHSDGQLDPQALAQQALDLGLKGFAITDHHQISGFYAAQAYLIESQQQHPDQSVPQLWTGVEINATLLDVVVHILGYGFNPHHPAMADYLLGEAPTGAMAEADRVVSAIHQAGGLVILAHPARYRKSYEELIPAAVAIGINGVETYYAYGNPKPWEPSPDKTAAVQAISQRYQLLNTCGTDTHGISLEQRV; from the coding sequence ATGGCATATCAGAAACCCGCTGCACAGGACTTAGTTTCACTCCGACAAGTATTTGCAACGATCGATGCGGCAAGTTGTCCCCACGCTTTCAACTTCCACATGCACACTCAACATTCCGATGGGCAACTCGATCCCCAGGCCCTGGCACAGCAAGCCCTTGACCTAGGATTGAAGGGATTTGCGATTACTGACCATCACCAAATTTCTGGCTTCTACGCCGCCCAGGCATATCTGATTGAATCGCAGCAACAACATCCCGATCAATCCGTGCCACAACTTTGGACCGGCGTCGAAATCAACGCAACTTTACTCGACGTCGTCGTCCACATCCTGGGCTATGGATTCAATCCCCATCACCCGGCAATGGCCGATTATTTACTGGGTGAAGCACCCACTGGAGCCATGGCGGAAGCCGATCGTGTCGTCTCCGCGATCCACCAAGCTGGAGGACTCGTGATTCTGGCTCACCCCGCCCGCTATCGCAAAAGCTATGAAGAACTGATTCCCGCCGCAGTGGCGATCGGAATTAACGGGGTCGAAACCTACTACGCCTATGGCAATCCCAAACCCTGGGAACCTAGCCCGGACAAAACTGCCGCCGTCCAAGCCATCAGTCAGCGCTATCAATTATTGAACACCTGTGGCACGGATACCCACGGCATTAGCCTTGAACAACGTGTATAA
- a CDS encoding response regulator transcription factor, with amino-acid sequence MPGQLVLVDDEPGLRDAIQAYLEDSDFTVHTATNGAEGWELVQRVLPDLVISDVMMPQVDGYQFLETLRSDDRFQATPVIFLTARGMTSDRIQGYEAGVDAYLPKPFDPDELIAVVKNLLGRQAKLQAAAVDDETISIAELARQMAEIRALLQQKGPLAITPPPVQHDFTPREESVLELVVDGLMNKEIAKRLETSVRNVEKYVSRLFSKTGTSSRTELVRYSLEHGLIRPNSTI; translated from the coding sequence ATGCCAGGGCAACTCGTTCTCGTCGATGATGAACCCGGTTTACGGGATGCAATTCAAGCCTATCTGGAGGACAGTGACTTTACTGTCCACACAGCCACCAATGGTGCTGAAGGCTGGGAATTGGTACAACGCGTCCTGCCAGATTTGGTGATTAGCGATGTGATGATGCCACAAGTCGATGGCTATCAATTCCTTGAAACACTGCGATCAGACGACCGCTTCCAAGCCACCCCAGTGATTTTCCTCACGGCCCGCGGGATGACCAGCGATCGGATTCAGGGCTATGAAGCCGGGGTCGATGCCTATTTGCCTAAACCCTTTGACCCAGACGAACTAATAGCCGTCGTCAAGAATCTGCTCGGTCGCCAGGCCAAGCTCCAAGCCGCCGCCGTTGATGACGAAACCATTAGTATTGCCGAACTCGCCCGCCAGATGGCGGAAATTCGGGCACTGCTCCAGCAAAAAGGCCCCTTGGCAATTACGCCCCCGCCGGTGCAGCACGACTTCACCCCTCGGGAAGAAAGCGTTTTAGAGTTAGTCGTCGATGGCCTGATGAATAAAGAAATTGCCAAACGGCTAGAAACCAGCGTCCGCAATGTCGAGAAGTACGTGAGTCGGCTTTTTAGCAAAACCGGCACCAGCAGCCGTACCGAGCTCGTCCGCTACTCCCTTGAGCACGGCCTGATCCGCCCCAACTCGACGATTTAA